In Candidatus Neomarinimicrobiota bacterium, a single genomic region encodes these proteins:
- a CDS encoding winged helix-turn-helix domain-containing protein, with translation MIFHYPEEHKSSQGTGSTTQETTQEKILALLKAKPTITRKELAEKIGLTPDGIKYHIDKMRTAGIIKRVGSRKTGQWEVLN, from the coding sequence GTGATATTTCATTATCCTGAAGAACATAAGAGTTCACAAGGTACAGGATCAACTACCCAAGAAACTACCCAAGAAAAGATACTGGCCCTATTAAAGGCAAAGCCAACAATTACTCGCAAGGAACTTGCTGAGAAGATTGGATTGACACCAGATGGTATAAAGTATCACATCGACAAAATGCGAACGGCCGGTATTATTAAACGGGTTGGATCGAGGAAAACTGGGCAGTGGGAAGTATTAAATTAG